The nucleotide sequence CCGCCGGCGCATCGGCCGCGGCGGGCTGGCCAGCGTCGGCGGCGGGCGCCGCGGCGCTGTCCTGGCCGGCACGCTGGCGCGCCATGATGTCGGAAAAACTGGAGGCATCGCCCTCGCGCGCGCCCCGGCCATCCGACGCGGAGGCGCCGGAGGCCGGGCCGGAAGAGGGCGCGGGCGCGGCAACGGCCAGCATGGCAAGCGGAGTAGTCATGGTCGGCGTCCTCTATCTATATCAGTGCAGTCCCGCGCCCTGCCTGACCAGGCGGGCGGAGTACTCGTCGTTCAGGCGCTGTTCGCGGCGCGCGTCCTCGCGCGCCACCACCTGCTGCTGGCGCTGTGCCAGCGCGTCCAGGGAGTTGAGCTTGCGGCGCTCCTCGCGCCAGCGTTCCTTGCCCTGCTCCAAGTGGGTGGCGGCCTGCTCCAGGACCGCGCGCTGCTGGTCGATGGCATCGTCCAGCGTGGCGATGAAGCGCTGGTAGTTGTGGCAGTCCGCCGCCGACATGCCCGTCATCATGGCGTTCTGCAGCCGCAGCAGGTAGTCGGCGCGATAGTCGTTCAGCATGGTCAGCTGCTGTTCGGCGTTGTTGCGCGCCACGTGCAGGCCGCCAAGCTGCTTGGCGGCCTCGTCGGTATGATCCTTGGCCAGCGAAATCAGCATGTCAAGGGGAAGTTGGCTAGGCATGCGCGTCACCCGTTTGTAGCGTGGCCTGCAACTGCGCGACGGCAGTCGTGTAGTCCACTTTTTCGCCGATGTTCTGTTGCAGGAATGCCTCCAGCC is from Bordetella bronchialis and encodes:
- the fliJ gene encoding flagellar export protein FliJ, whose amino-acid sequence is MPSQLPLDMLISLAKDHTDEAAKQLGGLHVARNNAEQQLTMLNDYRADYLLRLQNAMMTGMSAADCHNYQRFIATLDDAIDQQRAVLEQAATHLEQGKERWREERRKLNSLDALAQRQQQVVAREDARREQRLNDEYSARLVRQGAGLH